GAGTGGCGGTCATGACGTTGTTTTGACTTAAATCCGCCGCCGCATCACCCGCAATTGACCAGTTGGAGGACGGATTTTTAAAAGCACTTAAATCGTTAAATGAAACGGTTTGGCCTTGAACAGCCAAAGAGAGTACACTGAAAAACGGCAATAATCTGCGTATCATAATTGTAATAAATGTGTGCCGAAGCACGTATGGTTTGGATGAACTCTGTATTTTGCTGAAATTATATACTAAAACCAATTCCCCGACTATTTGCCTTACGCCGAACAGTAAAGCCGGGCAGACGTAAAGCCTGCCCCTAAGGGGCTAATGCGGTCCATTCGGCTACTCTTATGGTGGCTACATAGCGTGCCGGCTGACCTGCCACCAGCTGAAACACGGCGGCGTCTCCCCAATTAAGGCTCGACAACGGTGCCGGCGAAGGCAGCGTCCCGGAAAATCCCGTATGGCCTACAATTACGGTATTTTTTGCATCAATGATTTGACTGTCAACCAGCTTCATCGTGTTTTCGTAACGCTTTGCCTCATCGTAAACATAGTAGGTCAACTCCTTCGCCTGTTGCACGGTCACTCCCAAATCCATCAGGTTGGCCGTGGTATAACATCGACAATATTCACTGGAAAAAAGCTTACCCACGGGGATTTGTACATTTTTGAATGCTTTCCCAATATCCACCGCGTCTTTTTTACCCTGGTCATTAAGCTGTCGGGCCAGTTTTGAATCACACGATTGCCACCAGTTGAACTCGGCAGAACCGGCTTGGTCAACGCCCACATCTGCGGCTGCATGACGAAACACCAACACGTACCCTCCCTTTTGCAACGGTCGAAACACTTCGGCGCGCGGTGTGGTGATGACGTTGATTACCATGCTATCGTTGGCGTTGCGTTGGCTTTTAACCGTTATCTGTTGCCTGCCTACCGAGTTGGCAGCCATGTAGATCAGCGAATCGCGGGCATCCTGCGTGGCTGTTCCGGCCGAAATTTGCCATGTAACGCGTTGATTGAATTTTATACTCAGTTTGCCCGAAGGTATAATAATAGCCGTTTTTCCGTCAAAGCCTATCGCCTGCAAAGGCAGGGCGGGGTCCTCTCTCTGGCAGGCGACCCATCCGAGGCCCATGCACAGTGTCAGCATCAATAAAAACGGAACGCGTCGACGATCAGCAGCTTCCATCCTTCGGATTTCGTTAGGATTCTGAGGTCATTATAATCGCACGATCTCCGCTCCGATGGCATTCAGGCGCGTATCAATATTCTGGTACCCTCGGTCTATCTGTTCAATATTATCAATGATACTTACCCCCTGCGCCGACATGGCTGCAATCAGCAGTGATACTCCCGCCCGAATATCCGGCGAAGTCATGCGAATGCCCCGGAGCTGTGTGGCACGGTTCAGGCCCACAACGGTGGCGCGGTGCGGGTCGCACAGAATGATCTGGGCCCCCATCTCAATGAGCTTATCGACAAAGAACAGCCGGCTTTCAAACATTTTTTGGTGGATCAATACCGTTCCTTTAGCCTGAATGGCCGTTACCAGTACGATACTCAGCAAATCCGGGGTAAAACCCGGCCAAGGCGCATCCGCTACTACAAGCATGGAGCCGTCGATAAACGATTCCACTTCATACCGCTCCTGCGAAGGGATGAAAATATCGTCGCCGCGAAATTCCATCTGAATCCCAAGCTTTTGAAAAACGCCCGGAATGACGCCTAAATCGGGGATTGAACAGTTTTTGATGGTCAACTCACTCTTTGTCATGGCCGCCAAACCGATAAACGAACCGATTTCGATCATATCCGGTAACATGGTATGCTCGGTACCGTTCAGAGAGGCAACACCCTCGATCGTCAGAAGGTTTGATCCCACGCCGCTGATCTTGGCCCCCATGCGGTTGAGCATTTTGCAAAGTTGCTGCAGGTATGGCTCACAGGCCGCGTTATAGATAGTTGTGGTACCTTCGGCCATCACCGCCGCCATCAGAATGTTGGCTGTGCCGGTTACGGAAGCTTCATCAAGGAGCATGTAAGTGCCGTGCAGACCGCTGGCGTCTACCTGATAAAAACCGCCGTCGTTGGGGTCATAGTCAAACCTGGCCCCCAAACGCTCAAATCCCAAAAAGTGGGTATCCAATCTCCGACGCCCGATCTTATCACCGCCCGGACGCGGGATACGGCCTTTTTTGAAACGTGCCAACATGGGCCCCAACAGCATGACCGAACCCCTCAGGGCCGCCGCTTTTTGGCGGTACATGTCGGTTTCCATAAATTCGAGATGCACATCGGAGGCTTCGAATCGAATGGAACTGTTATTTAAACGCGTGCGTTTTACGCCCAGATCACCCAAAAGGTCAATGAGTTGGTTTACATCGCGAATATTGGGAATATTATGAATCGTAACAGGTTCTTTCGTCAACAACACCGCACAAAGTATTTGAAGTGCTTCGTTTTTGGCGCCTTGCGGTGTAATTTCACCTTTCATCTGACGACCACCTGCTATTTTGAATGAAGCCATATGGGGGACTTTCGTTTGGAATTAAATAGGATTCGTTAATTATTGTTTGTTTTGTGCAAAGCTATCAATTTTTGAAAAAAGATAGCAAAAAAACACGCTCCATGACTCCCGCTTCGCATCGTTATTTTATTGTCAACAAGCCCTACGACATGCACTCTCAGTTTACGGGGGTGGAAGGGCGGCCCATGCTGGGCGAATTAGACTACCCATTTCCGGAAGGCACGCACTGCATCGGGCGCCTTGATCACAATTCTGAAGGGTTATTGATCCTGACGACCAACAAAAAAATTACCCGCCTGCTTTTCAAGAGCGAAACACCGCACCAACGCACCTACCTATTGCAGGTCTATCGAAAAGTTCAACCTGAGACCTTACAAAAACTGGAAAAAGGGGTAGAGATTCGGGTCAAGGACAACAAACTTTACAAAACCGCTCCCTGTCGGGTAAAAATCATTGATAAGCCTGAAAACCTCTTTCAAAGCGGTTGGGAATATCCCGACAGCATCCCCCACACTTGGCTGTTGATGACCCTCACCGAAGGTAAATTTCGACAGATCCGGAAAATGATGACCGTGGTTAAGCACCGTTGTCTGCGTCTGATCAGGCTTTCCATCGAAAACTTAACCCTCGACGCCCTCCAACCCGGTGAAGTAAGAGAAATTTCGGAAAGGGACTTTTTTGAAAAGGTTTTCGGGGTACGAGTTGAATGAGGAGCGATGAGTTATAAGAGATAAGTGATGAGTATTAAAATTCGTTCTTCTGTACTTTTGCAGTTCATCATTTTACATTTCTCGGTTCCCGTCTCTGCGTTTTCCGTTCTCCGTTTCCTCCTTCTCCCCTTCCTCCGGAACAGTTTTTTTTGATTGGGTAAAAAAACGAACGATCATGAAAACAACAATTAAACCATGGATGGCTCTTTTGCTGGCAGGAGGAGTCATCGCCTGCGATCCTTCCGGCCATAACTCCAATAATCAATACCAAGAGGGTGAGAACAAAAGTACCGAATCGGATTTGGTGACAAAAGTAAGAACCGACGACGGGATTGAACGAAATGAAGAAGCCGTAAAACGGGGCGATATCCACACCGCAGATGCCAATTTTCTCTCGGATGCCGCCAATCGAGGCATTCTGGAAGTGGAACTAGGGAAATTGGCGATCCAAAAGGCATCGTCAGCGCCGGTAAAAGCATTTGCCCAAATGATGGTCAATGACCATACAAAAGCCAACAATGACCTGAAAGCGCTGGCCGACCAAATGAAACTTCGGATTCCCGCGAGTCTGTCCGATCAAAACCGCATGAAAATAGAGGCAATCACCAAAAACGACGACAAGGACTTTGACCGCGAATACATACACGCCATGGTAAAAAACCACAGGACCACGACCGAGATCTTTCAGTCGGAAGCACACGACGGCTACGATTCGCTCATCAAAGCCTATGCGTCCAAAACATTGCCCGTTTTGATGCACCATCGGGAAATGGCCGAAAAACTCAGTAAAGCTTACGGCCCTCCTCAAACTCCCACGAACGACCGCACCAACCAACGCGTGGAAACCGGCCAAAATCCCAAACAGAAACAGTAAGCTGCCCAGCCGTTGGGCATAAAAAATCCCAAAATGGGGAGCGAATCACTCCCCATTTTGGGATTTTTTATGCCGGAAAAGTAACGAAACTTCCTATCAGATATCGTCTTTGCTTTCCACAAATTTTCCGTATTCGGGAATAGCCAGCGTGTCAAATTCATTGACAAGCTTTTGAAGACCTGTGCGCAGTTCCTCTCCTTTCATGGCCGTTCCATGCCCGGGCACCACAACCTCCGGCCGAAGTGCCTCCAACGTTCTGACAGACGTCCACGCGGCGGTCCAGTCCGTGGTCAGATACCTTGGCGGCCCGTTGACCTCCTCTTTCTGAATCAGCACTTTATACAGAGAGTCCTGACGAACCGTAATGAAGGCATCGCCGGAGAGGAGGGTGCGGTCGCTCTCCCGAAAAAAAGACACGTGACCGGGAGAATGTCCGGGCGTATGAATCCACTTCCAACCGGGCAGGCCCGGCACGCTGCCATCGGCCGGCAACGGCTGAACCGCCTCGCGGATATCGATCGGCTCATGCGGATAGAGGAACGATATCTTGGCCAATAACCCTCCTTCAACGGACGTATCAGGCTCCGGATACGCCTCCATTCCGGTAAGATAGGGCAGTTCGAGGGGGTGCGCCCAAACGGGCACTTTCCACGTTTTGAGCAGGTCTACAATACTGCCGACATGGTCAAAATGGCCGTGGGTAAGCAAAATGGCCGAAGGTTGGACTCCCCGTCCAAAACGTTCTTCCACCACCGCCAAAATCTCCGCCCCTGAGGCAGGCATTCCGGCATCGATCAACACCCACGCGTCTGAGCCGGGCGTTCCCACCATGATCAGGTTAACAATTTGATTGGTGTAATAAAACACATCCGGGCATACCTCGCGACCTTTCCCCCCTGATACCGAGGTCATAGGAATAAATTTACTGTCTTCACTTTGTTTCATACAACATGCTGTTAGTGGTTTGACATGTGTACAAAAAAAGTAAGCCGGTCAATTCACTTCATCATAAGGCAGAAAGATATCAAACGTTGCCCCTTTGTTTAACTGCCCCGACGCAGAAATGCTGCCGTTGTGATTTTCCACGATCTTTTTGACAATGGCCAGACCAATCCCGGTTCCTTCGTATTTTTCGCGGGTGTGCAATCGCTGAAACACTTCAAAGATCTGTCGGTTAAAGCGGGGCTCAAACCCAATACCATTATCACTTATGGAAATATGACAGTAGTTTTTTTGAGGAGAGAGTTTCTCTTGGGGCCATTGGCTGCCCGGTCCGATTTCGCTTTTTATGATAACATGCGGTAAACGATCGGAAACTGAAAATTTAAGGGCATTACCGATGAGGTTTTGCATT
Above is a window of Runella slithyformis DSM 19594 DNA encoding:
- a CDS encoding histidine phosphatase family protein, translating into MEAADRRRVPFLLMLTLCMGLGWVACQREDPALPLQAIGFDGKTAIIIPSGKLSIKFNQRVTWQISAGTATQDARDSLIYMAANSVGRQQITVKSQRNANDSMVINVITTPRAEVFRPLQKGGYVLVFRHAAADVGVDQAGSAEFNWWQSCDSKLARQLNDQGKKDAVDIGKAFKNVQIPVGKLFSSEYCRCYTTANLMDLGVTVQQAKELTYYVYDEAKRYENTMKLVDSQIIDAKNTVIVGHTGFSGTLPSPAPLSSLNWGDAAVFQLVAGQPARYVATIRVAEWTALAP
- the murA gene encoding UDP-N-acetylglucosamine 1-carboxyvinyltransferase produces the protein MASFKIAGGRQMKGEITPQGAKNEALQILCAVLLTKEPVTIHNIPNIRDVNQLIDLLGDLGVKRTRLNNSSIRFEASDVHLEFMETDMYRQKAAALRGSVMLLGPMLARFKKGRIPRPGGDKIGRRRLDTHFLGFERLGARFDYDPNDGGFYQVDASGLHGTYMLLDEASVTGTANILMAAVMAEGTTTIYNAACEPYLQQLCKMLNRMGAKISGVGSNLLTIEGVASLNGTEHTMLPDMIEIGSFIGLAAMTKSELTIKNCSIPDLGVIPGVFQKLGIQMEFRGDDIFIPSQERYEVESFIDGSMLVVADAPWPGFTPDLLSIVLVTAIQAKGTVLIHQKMFESRLFFVDKLIEMGAQIILCDPHRATVVGLNRATQLRGIRMTSPDIRAGVSLLIAAMSAQGVSIIDNIEQIDRGYQNIDTRLNAIGAEIVRL
- a CDS encoding pseudouridine synthase; amino-acid sequence: MTPASHRYFIVNKPYDMHSQFTGVEGRPMLGELDYPFPEGTHCIGRLDHNSEGLLILTTNKKITRLLFKSETPHQRTYLLQVYRKVQPETLQKLEKGVEIRVKDNKLYKTAPCRVKIIDKPENLFQSGWEYPDSIPHTWLLMTLTEGKFRQIRKMMTVVKHRCLRLIRLSIENLTLDALQPGEVREISERDFFEKVFGVRVE
- a CDS encoding DUF4142 domain-containing protein; this translates as MKTTIKPWMALLLAGGVIACDPSGHNSNNQYQEGENKSTESDLVTKVRTDDGIERNEEAVKRGDIHTADANFLSDAANRGILEVELGKLAIQKASSAPVKAFAQMMVNDHTKANNDLKALADQMKLRIPASLSDQNRMKIEAITKNDDKDFDREYIHAMVKNHRTTTEIFQSEAHDGYDSLIKAYASKTLPVLMHHREMAEKLSKAYGPPQTPTNDRTNQRVETGQNPKQKQ
- a CDS encoding MBL fold metallo-hydrolase, which codes for MKQSEDSKFIPMTSVSGGKGREVCPDVFYYTNQIVNLIMVGTPGSDAWVLIDAGMPASGAEILAVVEERFGRGVQPSAILLTHGHFDHVGSIVDLLKTWKVPVWAHPLELPYLTGMEAYPEPDTSVEGGLLAKISFLYPHEPIDIREAVQPLPADGSVPGLPGWKWIHTPGHSPGHVSFFRESDRTLLSGDAFITVRQDSLYKVLIQKEEVNGPPRYLTTDWTAAWTSVRTLEALRPEVVVPGHGTAMKGEELRTGLQKLVNEFDTLAIPEYGKFVESKDDI